From a single Collibacillus ludicampi genomic region:
- a CDS encoding acetyl-CoA carboxylase biotin carboxyl carrier protein subunit, whose product MSQITASMAGNVWKVLVQVGESVEEGQDVVILESMKMEIPIAAETSGIVKEVKTAEGDFVNEGDVLIELE is encoded by the coding sequence ATGAGTCAAATCACAGCTTCAATGGCAGGAAATGTATGGAAGGTGCTTGTTCAAGTAGGGGAATCTGTAGAAGAGGGACAAGATGTCGTCATTCTTGAATCGATGAAAATGGAAATTCCCATTGCAGCTGAAACCAGTGGAATCGTTAAAGAAGTGAAGACAGCCGAAGGTGATTTCGTCAATGAAGGGGATGTATTGATCGAGTTGGAATAA
- the mraZ gene encoding division/cell wall cluster transcriptional repressor MraZ — MFMGEYQHNIDDKGRLTIPAKFREELGASFVITRGLDNCLFVYPRSEWEILEAKLKSLPFTRSDARAFVRFFFSGATESDLDKQGRVLIPPTLREYAKLVRDCVVIGVSNRVEIWSKETWEAYSAKAAESFAEIAENIVDFDL, encoded by the coding sequence GTGTTCATGGGGGAATATCAACACAATATCGATGATAAAGGGCGTTTAACCATCCCGGCAAAATTCCGGGAAGAGCTTGGCGCTTCCTTTGTCATCACACGAGGCCTTGATAACTGCTTGTTCGTATACCCACGATCTGAATGGGAGATCCTAGAAGCCAAATTGAAAAGCCTTCCATTTACGCGTTCAGATGCGCGTGCATTCGTCCGCTTCTTTTTCTCCGGTGCCACCGAATCGGACCTCGATAAACAAGGTCGTGTGCTCATCCCGCCCACCTTGCGCGAATACGCAAAACTTGTGCGTGATTGCGTGGTGATCGGAGTTTCGAACCGTGTGGAGATCTGGAGTAAAGAAACATGGGAAGCTTATAGTGCCAAAGCGGCCGAATCGTTTGCAGAAATTGCGGAGAACATCGTTGATTTTGATTTGTAG
- the rsmH gene encoding 16S rRNA (cytosine(1402)-N(4))-methyltransferase RsmH, whose amino-acid sequence MSDFHHISVFGVEAVDALQPISGGIYVDCTLGGAGHSERILAQSAPEGLLIGIDQDPKAIAHAREVLQPFEGRYTLIHSNFRHLRRIVQIDLGMSHVDGVLFDLGVSSPQLDEGERGFSYKQDAPLDMRMDPAQSFSAYDLLNTWSEEEIARIIWEYGEERFARRIASFIVKERNLGPVETTGQLVDIIKAAIPAAARREGPHPAKRTFQAIRIAVNDELNAFAEAVRDAVEILKPGGRVAVITFHSLEDRIAKQSFQELAKDCICPPELPICQCNHRAKVRLITRKPISPSGEELARNPRARSAKLRIAEKI is encoded by the coding sequence ATGTCAGACTTTCACCACATCTCTGTTTTTGGCGTAGAAGCGGTCGATGCGTTACAGCCAATATCAGGCGGTATTTACGTGGATTGCACATTGGGAGGCGCCGGCCATAGTGAGCGGATCTTGGCACAAAGCGCTCCGGAAGGACTGTTAATTGGAATCGATCAGGATCCCAAAGCGATCGCTCACGCGAGAGAGGTTTTACAACCGTTCGAAGGACGCTACACGCTGATTCATTCGAATTTCCGCCATTTGCGCCGTATCGTTCAAATTGATTTAGGGATGTCTCATGTTGATGGGGTACTCTTCGATTTGGGCGTTTCTTCTCCCCAATTAGATGAAGGGGAAAGAGGCTTTAGTTATAAGCAAGACGCTCCTTTGGATATGCGTATGGATCCCGCGCAATCATTTTCTGCGTATGATCTTCTCAATACATGGAGTGAAGAAGAGATCGCGAGAATCATTTGGGAATACGGGGAGGAGCGTTTTGCAAGACGGATCGCTTCTTTCATCGTAAAGGAGCGCAACCTTGGTCCGGTCGAGACGACGGGACAGCTTGTCGATATTATCAAAGCGGCCATTCCAGCGGCGGCACGAAGGGAAGGGCCACATCCGGCCAAACGTACCTTCCAGGCGATCCGTATCGCCGTGAACGATGAGTTGAACGCTTTTGCTGAAGCCGTTCGCGATGCTGTGGAGATTCTGAAACCCGGGGGAAGAGTCGCAGTGATCACCTTCCATTCTTTAGAGGATCGCATAGCGAAGCAATCGTTCCAGGAATTGGCGAAAGATTGTATCTGTCCGCCGGAACTTCCGATCTGTCAATGTAACCATCGCGCGAAGGTTCGCTTGATCACCCGGAAACCTATTTCACCGTCCGGGGAAGAGTTGGCGAGAAACCCGCGGGCAAGATCGGCGAAATTGCGCATTGCAGAGAAGATCTGA
- a CDS encoding acyl-CoA carboxylase subunit beta, giving the protein MSLGKILEERVDRIKRGGAAKYHEKNKEQGKLFVRDRLKLLLDPGFELEDGLFANNLAEDLPADGVVTVIGKIGGRTVCVMANDSTVKAGSWGSRTVEKIIRIQETAEKLRVPLLYLVDSAGARITDQVEMFPGRRGAGRIFYNQVKLSGKIPQVCILFGPSAAGGAYIPAFCDIVIMVNKNASMYLGSPRMAEMVIGEKVTLEEMGGARMHCSVSGCGDVLAANEEEAIALARQYLSYFPSNYAEKPPMHESVDAKSFEKTIEQIIPVNQNTPFNMYDLIQRIIDEGSFFEIKKLFASELITGLARLNGRPVGIIANQPRVKGGVLFHDSADKAARFITLCDAFHIPLLFLADVPGFMIGTKVERAGIIRHGAKMISAMSEASVPKISVIVRKAYGAGLYAMAGPAFEPDCCLALPTAQIAVMGPEAAVNAVYANKIAELPEEERAAFVEQKREEYKKDIDIYRLASEMVIDGIIQPNALRDELIKRFDAYSSKYMVFSERKHPVYPV; this is encoded by the coding sequence TTGTCACTGGGGAAAATTCTGGAGGAACGAGTAGATCGAATTAAACGCGGGGGTGCCGCTAAATATCATGAGAAGAACAAAGAACAAGGAAAACTGTTTGTACGCGATCGGCTGAAGCTTTTGCTCGATCCAGGTTTTGAACTGGAGGATGGCTTATTCGCAAACAACCTGGCCGAAGATTTGCCTGCGGACGGTGTTGTTACGGTGATCGGCAAAATTGGGGGACGCACCGTTTGTGTCATGGCGAACGACTCGACCGTCAAAGCTGGATCCTGGGGCTCTCGAACGGTAGAAAAAATCATCCGTATTCAAGAAACAGCAGAAAAGTTACGCGTGCCTTTGTTATACCTGGTGGATTCGGCGGGGGCACGGATCACCGACCAAGTGGAAATGTTCCCAGGGCGTCGCGGTGCTGGGCGCATCTTCTATAACCAGGTGAAACTATCTGGCAAAATTCCGCAAGTCTGCATTTTATTCGGTCCGTCCGCGGCCGGAGGTGCTTATATTCCCGCTTTCTGCGATATCGTGATTATGGTGAATAAAAACGCATCCATGTATTTAGGTTCTCCCCGCATGGCTGAGATGGTCATTGGCGAGAAGGTCACGCTTGAAGAAATGGGCGGTGCTCGAATGCATTGCTCCGTTTCCGGATGCGGGGATGTTCTGGCGGCAAACGAAGAAGAAGCGATCGCCCTCGCGCGCCAATATCTCTCCTATTTTCCGTCGAATTACGCGGAGAAACCGCCCATGCATGAGTCTGTAGACGCGAAATCGTTTGAAAAAACGATCGAACAGATCATTCCGGTAAACCAAAACACACCGTTCAATATGTACGATCTGATTCAGCGTATTATTGATGAAGGTTCCTTTTTTGAGATCAAGAAGTTATTCGCCTCAGAACTGATCACTGGTCTAGCCCGATTGAACGGTCGACCTGTCGGGATCATCGCGAATCAGCCACGCGTGAAAGGCGGGGTCTTGTTCCATGACAGTGCCGACAAAGCTGCCCGGTTTATTACATTATGTGATGCATTCCACATCCCGTTATTATTCCTTGCGGATGTTCCGGGATTTATGATCGGTACCAAAGTCGAGCGTGCGGGAATCATTCGACATGGCGCCAAAATGATTTCTGCGATGTCTGAGGCGTCAGTGCCGAAGATTTCAGTCATTGTACGCAAAGCGTATGGTGCAGGATTGTACGCGATGGCTGGTCCTGCTTTCGAGCCCGATTGTTGTCTCGCGTTGCCGACCGCACAGATTGCCGTAATGGGACCGGAAGCTGCCGTCAATGCGGTCTACGCGAACAAAATCGCGGAACTGCCGGAAGAAGAACGCGCGGCGTTCGTTGAACAGAAGAGAGAAGAATACAAGAAAGATATCGATATATACAGACTTGCATCAGAAATGGTGATCGACGGGATCATTCAACCGAATGCACTGCGCGATGAACTGATCAAGCGCTTCGATGCCTATTCTTCCAAATATATGGTATTCTCGGAACGGAAACATCCGGTTTATCCAGTATAG
- a CDS encoding pyridoxamine 5'-phosphate oxidase family protein, whose product MTVERGAARMAENVRPELHEELFNHLQGEKIVLLATIDHETGAPNVTAISWLVATDPRTLRFAIDPRSRVVQNINKENRVTVAVLGAGSAFAISGRAFVEEEKMEGVSLKMVRAEISIEEVREVMFYGGKLTVEPAYEKTYDPKLAEKFDSEVYTALRKA is encoded by the coding sequence ATGACTGTGGAAAGGGGAGCTGCTCGAATGGCCGAAAATGTGCGCCCAGAACTTCATGAAGAATTATTTAATCATCTGCAAGGAGAGAAGATAGTCCTGCTTGCAACGATTGATCACGAAACGGGGGCGCCGAATGTGACGGCGATCTCCTGGTTGGTGGCGACCGATCCGAGAACGCTTCGTTTCGCGATTGACCCGCGATCACGCGTAGTACAAAACATCAATAAGGAGAATCGTGTAACTGTAGCCGTTCTAGGTGCGGGATCCGCATTCGCCATTTCGGGGAGGGCTTTCGTGGAAGAAGAGAAAATGGAAGGCGTTTCACTTAAGATGGTTCGTGCGGAAATCTCCATCGAAGAGGTGCGTGAAGTCATGTTCTATGGAGGGAAGTTAACAGTTGAGCCCGCGTATGAGAAAACATACGACCCGAAACTTGCGGAAAAATTTGATTCGGAAGTTTATACAGCGCTACGGAAGGCATAA
- a CDS encoding glycosyltransferase family 2 protein, with product MRVSVLIPAFNEGDRIGPTIRAARAVDEVSEIIVVDDGSADDTEKQARKAGARVIRHSRNYGKGAALYSAIGASTGDVLVFLDADVGEHATEIVKLITPIAQGRADMTIAKFPASDVKSGWGWVKGLAKKGIFHLASLEVEAPLSGQRALRREVLSVLGSLSSGYGVEVGMTIDAAKGGYRILEVPVEMKHRDYGRNWRGVLHRGRQFLHVAIALAERWALR from the coding sequence ATGAGAGTGAGTGTATTGATTCCTGCCTTTAATGAAGGGGATCGCATTGGCCCAACCATTCGGGCGGCGCGAGCAGTGGATGAAGTAAGCGAAATTATCGTTGTGGATGATGGTTCTGCGGATGACACGGAAAAACAAGCACGCAAGGCGGGCGCACGGGTGATCCGTCATTCCCGCAATTACGGAAAGGGAGCCGCCTTGTATTCGGCGATCGGCGCTTCTACGGGAGACGTTCTTGTTTTCTTAGATGCCGATGTGGGGGAACATGCCACAGAGATCGTAAAATTAATCACTCCCATTGCACAAGGGCGCGCGGATATGACGATCGCGAAGTTCCCGGCTTCAGATGTTAAGAGCGGATGGGGATGGGTGAAAGGGCTTGCAAAAAAAGGAATCTTTCATCTGGCATCGCTGGAAGTGGAAGCGCCCCTCTCAGGACAAAGGGCACTGCGGCGTGAAGTGCTTTCTGTTCTCGGTTCACTTTCGTCCGGGTACGGGGTAGAGGTCGGGATGACAATCGATGCAGCAAAAGGTGGATACCGCATCCTTGAAGTCCCTGTCGAAATGAAACATCGCGACTATGGGAGGAATTGGAGGGGTGTTCTTCATCGTGGACGGCAATTTTTGCATGTAGCAATCGCACTTGCGGAAAGGTGGGCTTTAAGATGA
- a CDS encoding hydroxymethylglutaryl-CoA lyase, which yields MKWPEKVVVREVGPRDGLQNEKKFIATADKIDWINLLSETGLTHIEITSFVNPKWIPPLSDAFEVAQGIKRVPGVIYSALVPNRKGLERALEADLDEIAVFMSASETHNRKNINKDIASTFPVLREVVEEALRAGKRVLGYVSTVFGCPYEGTVPVEQVMRVVDELLSMGIHELSLGDTIGVANPRQVQEVLSVILHRFPAEHLTMHFHDTRGTALANVLASLDMGITRFDGALGGLGGCPYAPGASGNLATDDLLYMLDGMGIQTGIDAAKLLEAAAFIQEKLGKPLPSHNLQARGNLCSA from the coding sequence GTGAAATGGCCGGAGAAAGTCGTTGTGAGAGAAGTAGGTCCAAGGGACGGTCTGCAAAATGAAAAAAAATTTATCGCTACTGCTGACAAAATTGACTGGATCAATCTCTTGTCGGAAACGGGGCTTACGCATATTGAAATCACTTCCTTTGTGAATCCGAAGTGGATTCCTCCCCTCTCCGACGCCTTTGAAGTGGCGCAAGGGATCAAGCGAGTGCCGGGTGTCATATACAGTGCGCTCGTCCCCAATCGCAAAGGATTGGAAAGAGCATTGGAAGCAGATCTTGATGAAATCGCCGTGTTTATGTCTGCCAGTGAAACACACAATCGAAAAAATATCAATAAAGATATCGCTTCCACATTTCCGGTATTGAGAGAAGTGGTTGAAGAGGCATTGCGGGCAGGAAAACGAGTGCTCGGATACGTATCTACCGTTTTCGGTTGTCCCTACGAGGGCACCGTCCCGGTTGAACAGGTGATGCGCGTCGTTGATGAACTTTTGTCCATGGGCATCCACGAACTGTCTCTTGGAGATACCATCGGCGTGGCTAACCCCCGCCAGGTACAAGAGGTGTTATCCGTCATCCTTCACCGGTTTCCGGCTGAACACTTGACGATGCATTTCCATGATACACGCGGAACCGCATTGGCCAATGTGCTAGCGTCTCTGGATATGGGCATCACCCGTTTTGACGGTGCGTTGGGCGGTCTCGGCGGTTGTCCTTATGCGCCCGGGGCCTCAGGGAACCTAGCTACCGATGATTTGTTATATATGCTCGATGGCATGGGCATTCAAACGGGAATCGATGCCGCCAAACTGCTTGAAGCTGCAGCTTTCATCCAGGAGAAATTAGGAAAGCCTTTGCCCAGTCATAATTTACAGGCACGAGGGAATCTCTGTTCTGCGTGA
- a CDS encoding ketopantoate reductase family protein, producing the protein MYKDVVTMNVLLIGAGALGKLIAAQLARSGTKIQVLVRREEQMKAIRERGVCVNHNNTTYTQKLEVFTEISDLTPDVVILTVKSYQTEEAAKQITRLCNSPTVLSLQNGLGNEIPLAKYCSKDRIMLGVCTHGVTALSDTTVAWNGVGEILIGSKRHTLAPSVERLVRLLSAAGLHARCSQHIEEDVWRKVLVNCAINPLTAVTRLKNGDLLEREDLLRIMRDVVDEAVRIAEAKGIKVGEIWPRVLDVCRKTAENRSSMLQDLEANRPTEIDALNGAIVKLAEEMSYPVPVNRTLVSLVRTLSSKEVI; encoded by the coding sequence ATATATAAGGATGTGGTGACGATGAATGTACTACTGATCGGGGCAGGGGCTTTGGGAAAATTGATAGCGGCGCAGTTAGCCAGGTCGGGCACGAAGATACAAGTTCTCGTTCGCCGCGAAGAGCAGATGAAGGCGATCCGTGAACGAGGAGTTTGCGTGAACCATAATAACACTACATATACACAAAAGCTTGAAGTGTTTACTGAAATAAGCGATTTAACACCTGATGTAGTCATACTAACGGTGAAGAGCTATCAGACAGAGGAAGCGGCTAAACAAATCACCCGTCTGTGTAATTCCCCGACTGTACTGTCTTTGCAAAACGGTTTGGGCAATGAGATTCCGCTCGCAAAGTATTGTTCGAAGGATCGAATCATGCTCGGTGTGTGTACACATGGAGTCACCGCATTGTCTGACACGACAGTGGCGTGGAACGGAGTGGGGGAGATTCTCATCGGCTCTAAACGACACACATTGGCTCCAAGTGTTGAACGTCTTGTACGACTTTTAAGCGCAGCGGGTCTCCATGCACGATGTTCTCAACATATAGAAGAAGATGTTTGGCGGAAAGTGTTGGTGAACTGCGCGATCAACCCATTAACGGCGGTCACTCGTTTGAAAAACGGAGATCTGCTTGAGAGGGAAGATCTTCTACGGATAATGCGTGATGTCGTCGACGAGGCAGTCCGAATCGCAGAAGCCAAAGGTATCAAAGTTGGGGAAATCTGGCCCCGTGTACTCGATGTTTGTCGTAAAACGGCCGAGAATCGCTCTTCCATGCTTCAGGATCTGGAAGCTAATCGCCCGACGGAGATCGATGCCCTCAATGGAGCCATTGTAAAATTGGCGGAAGAGATGAGTTATCCCGTTCCCGTCAATCGCACGCTCGTGTCGCTTGTTCGTACTCTTTCGTCGAAAGAAGTAATCTGA
- a CDS encoding enoyl-CoA hydratase, producing the protein MTEPVIRTEKTEDGLVVVTLNRPEAANALSLQLLQELNETLREIQFDRSVRVVVITGAGTRSFCSGADLKERAGMDPVQVRKTVSLIRETINAVERLPQPVIAAINGVAFGGGTELALACDIRIVADTAKLGLTETSLAIIPGAGGTQRLPRLIGLGKAKELIFTARRIDAEEALNIGLVEHVVPADQLMDRVKEIAREIAKNGPIAVTQAKFAINKGFDVDLQTGLEIERAAYEVTIPTKDRLEGLQAFKEKRPPVYTGE; encoded by the coding sequence GTGACTGAGCCGGTAATTCGGACGGAAAAAACTGAAGATGGATTGGTTGTGGTTACACTGAACAGACCAGAGGCGGCGAATGCGTTATCTTTACAATTACTGCAAGAATTGAATGAAACGCTGCGGGAGATTCAATTTGATCGTTCGGTCCGCGTTGTGGTGATCACCGGCGCGGGAACCCGCTCCTTCTGTTCGGGAGCCGATCTGAAGGAACGAGCGGGGATGGATCCGGTGCAAGTGAGAAAAACCGTTTCTCTTATCCGTGAGACGATCAATGCGGTTGAGCGTTTGCCGCAACCGGTGATCGCTGCAATCAATGGTGTTGCCTTCGGGGGCGGAACGGAGTTGGCGCTTGCCTGCGATATCCGCATTGTCGCCGATACAGCCAAACTCGGTCTGACGGAAACGTCGCTCGCCATCATTCCGGGAGCGGGAGGAACACAACGTCTGCCACGTTTGATCGGTTTAGGAAAAGCGAAAGAATTAATCTTCACCGCCCGGCGTATCGATGCGGAAGAAGCTCTCAACATCGGGTTGGTGGAACATGTGGTGCCGGCCGACCAACTGATGGATCGGGTGAAAGAAATCGCGCGTGAAATCGCGAAAAACGGACCTATCGCTGTGACACAAGCCAAGTTTGCGATTAATAAAGGGTTCGATGTCGATCTTCAAACCGGGTTGGAGATCGAACGTGCAGCGTACGAAGTAACGATCCCGACCAAAGACCGTCTGGAAGGGCTGCAGGCTTTCAAAGAGAAACGGCCACCTGTGTATACAGGTGAGTAA
- a CDS encoding septum formation initiator family protein, with product MLATKPNTRENTARHLSTYPATLETNVRARNASLNKKSKEKLKWIGTVLFCTAIASGLIYRYALIAQANLQVENLKQQVMDKQDEVAKMTKNIQDLERPARIIEIAKDKLGMVFVNSPTAQGGQSGDSQ from the coding sequence ATGCTCGCAACCAAACCGAATACGAGGGAAAACACGGCTCGTCATCTATCTACTTATCCAGCAACGCTGGAAACGAACGTGCGTGCTCGTAACGCATCTTTGAACAAGAAAAGTAAGGAAAAATTAAAATGGATCGGTACCGTTCTCTTTTGCACAGCCATTGCTTCCGGCCTAATTTATCGTTACGCGTTAATTGCGCAAGCCAATCTGCAGGTGGAAAACTTGAAACAACAAGTGATGGACAAACAGGACGAAGTGGCCAAGATGACGAAAAACATACAAGATTTGGAACGTCCAGCGCGAATCATCGAGATTGCGAAAGATAAGTTGGGAATGGTATTTGTAAACAGTCCCACTGCGCAAGGGGGGCAGAGTGGGGATAGTCAATGA
- the ymfI gene encoding elongation factor P 5-aminopentanone reductase: MSRNLVHNLRPLDGQVAIVTGGSRGIGKAICLALAQSGAHVAVNYLRSQEAAEQVAKHCKQYGVQALAAQADVTKSQDVKQLIQTTCLYLGKPSILVNNAGISSTRLLIDTSEEEWDAIIDTNLKAAYLCAKEVIPHMLHNHYGRIINISSIWGIAGGSCEVAYSASKGGLIAFTKALAKEVGPSGITVNAVAPGAIDTDMISHLREEEREALVEETAVGRLGTPADIASVVRFLAEPSSSFLTGQVISPNGGFLT, from the coding sequence GTGTCACGTAATCTCGTTCATAACCTACGCCCGCTTGACGGACAAGTGGCCATCGTTACGGGCGGTTCCCGCGGAATCGGCAAAGCGATATGCTTGGCGCTCGCCCAAAGCGGTGCACACGTTGCCGTGAACTACCTGCGTTCGCAAGAAGCTGCCGAACAGGTCGCCAAACATTGCAAGCAGTATGGAGTGCAAGCGCTCGCCGCCCAGGCTGACGTCACAAAGTCACAGGACGTAAAACAATTGATTCAAACAACATGTCTATATTTAGGAAAACCGTCGATACTCGTAAACAATGCCGGCATTTCTTCCACCCGTCTGCTCATTGACACGAGCGAAGAGGAATGGGACGCCATCATTGACACCAACCTGAAGGCTGCATATTTATGTGCGAAAGAAGTGATCCCGCACATGCTGCATAATCATTACGGAAGGATCATCAATATCTCTTCGATCTGGGGGATTGCGGGGGGTTCTTGCGAAGTCGCATATTCCGCGTCGAAAGGCGGACTGATCGCTTTCACCAAAGCGCTGGCGAAAGAAGTAGGTCCTTCGGGAATCACCGTGAATGCTGTGGCTCCAGGGGCGATCGATACAGATATGATTTCACACTTGCGTGAAGAAGAGCGGGAAGCACTGGTAGAGGAAACGGCGGTCGGACGTCTCGGTACTCCTGCAGACATCGCATCTGTCGTTCGTTTTCTGGCAGAGCCATCATCCTCTTTTTTAACGGGCCAGGTGATCTCGCCCAACGGGGGATTTCTCACATAA
- a CDS encoding acetyl-CoA carboxylase biotin carboxylase subunit, with protein sequence MFKKILIANRGEIAVRIMRTCMSLGVQTVGIYSEADKDSPHVAMANEAYLIGGPRVNESYLNIEKIVEVAKTAGVDAIHPGYGLLSENASFAKRCQEEGITFIGPSPEVIAKMGSKIESRKVMEEIGVPVVPGITHPLSDVEEAVQVAESFGYPVMLKASAGGGGIGMQLVHDEEELRKVFAGNQKRATDFFGDGAMYIEKAIVNPRHIEIQVLADQHGNAVYLWERECSIQRRNQKVVEEAPSPFVDDELRRRMGEAAMKAVHALHYTSAGTIEFLVDENKNFYFLEMNTRLQVEHPVTEEITGMDLVEQMVRIACGESLGFTQEDVKREGHAIEVRIYAEDPKTFFPSPGTITKLVLPQGEGIRHELAVSERSVVSPFYDPMIAKCIVKGRDRKEAIEKLQEALAAYEVEGIKTNIPMLREVAAHPAFLNGDTTTQFVTQHVTGKK encoded by the coding sequence ATGTTCAAGAAGATCCTGATTGCAAACCGCGGAGAAATCGCAGTACGCATCATGCGGACTTGTATGTCATTAGGCGTCCAAACGGTTGGTATATACTCGGAAGCCGATAAAGATTCTCCTCATGTCGCCATGGCTAATGAGGCCTATCTTATCGGAGGTCCACGCGTGAACGAGAGTTATCTCAACATCGAGAAAATAGTGGAAGTGGCCAAAACTGCCGGAGTGGATGCGATTCATCCGGGATACGGGCTCTTGTCGGAAAATGCTTCGTTTGCGAAGCGTTGCCAGGAAGAAGGTATTACGTTTATCGGACCGAGTCCGGAAGTGATAGCGAAGATGGGATCGAAGATCGAATCGCGTAAAGTGATGGAAGAGATCGGTGTCCCCGTCGTCCCGGGTATCACACACCCTCTCTCCGATGTGGAAGAAGCGGTACAGGTTGCAGAGTCGTTCGGTTATCCCGTCATGTTGAAAGCTTCAGCTGGCGGCGGAGGGATCGGCATGCAATTGGTTCATGACGAAGAGGAATTGCGAAAAGTTTTTGCCGGCAATCAGAAAAGGGCGACCGATTTCTTTGGTGACGGTGCGATGTATATTGAGAAGGCGATCGTTAACCCGCGACACATCGAAATTCAGGTGCTCGCCGATCAACACGGAAACGCCGTGTACTTGTGGGAGCGCGAGTGTTCCATTCAGCGGCGAAACCAGAAAGTCGTCGAAGAAGCACCGTCTCCATTTGTTGATGACGAGTTGCGACGCCGCATGGGTGAAGCGGCCATGAAAGCGGTTCATGCGTTGCATTATACGAGCGCCGGTACGATTGAATTCCTCGTAGACGAAAATAAAAATTTTTATTTTCTAGAGATGAATACCCGTTTGCAAGTGGAGCATCCGGTCACAGAAGAGATCACCGGAATGGATTTGGTGGAACAAATGGTACGTATTGCCTGCGGGGAATCCCTGGGATTTACGCAGGAAGATGTCAAAAGGGAAGGGCATGCGATCGAAGTGCGTATTTACGCAGAAGACCCGAAAACGTTTTTTCCATCCCCCGGAACGATTACCAAGTTGGTCTTACCACAAGGGGAAGGGATTCGTCATGAACTCGCGGTGAGCGAACGCTCGGTCGTCTCTCCGTTTTACGATCCGATGATTGCTAAATGTATCGTCAAAGGCCGCGACCGCAAAGAAGCAATCGAAAAATTGCAAGAAGCGCTCGCCGCATACGAAGTGGAAGGAATCAAAACGAACATCCCGATGTTACGTGAAGTGGCGGCACATCCTGCTTTTCTGAACGGGGATACAACGACCCAATTTGTGACACAACATGTAACAGGAAAGAAATGA
- a CDS encoding metallophosphoesterase, translated as MAGPSGCGQLLGVAGTMGLLGAGMYSFAIERFWLDIRQVRITLSRLPRSFAGLRIVLLSDIHLGFYYFAKNFSRVVDEINGLSPDVICFTGDLIDSDTCLGSLEPAIPVFSRLQATLGKFAVLGNHDYRSGVEHVIRGLKSGGFQVLQNQHAVVKKANERIYLIGLDDVLEGNPNLLTAMKGIPENACNILLVHEPDYACYTRQFPIDLQLSGHSHGGQARVPFIWPFFTSRMGKKYVSGLYKTGKLRVYTNRGLGTTTLPFRFLCRPEITVITLER; from the coding sequence ATGGCGGGCCCTTCAGGTTGCGGGCAATTGTTGGGAGTAGCAGGTACGATGGGCTTGTTGGGAGCCGGGATGTATTCGTTTGCCATTGAACGATTCTGGCTGGATATTCGTCAAGTGCGCATTACACTTTCGCGTCTGCCCCGTTCTTTCGCAGGCTTGCGGATCGTTCTATTGAGTGATATCCATTTGGGTTTTTATTACTTCGCAAAAAACTTCTCACGTGTTGTCGACGAAATCAACGGGCTCAGTCCGGATGTGATCTGTTTCACTGGTGATTTGATCGATTCGGACACTTGTTTGGGATCTCTCGAACCGGCCATTCCGGTCTTCTCACGCTTGCAAGCAACACTTGGAAAATTCGCCGTATTGGGTAATCACGATTATCGGTCCGGAGTCGAACATGTGATCCGGGGTTTGAAGAGTGGAGGCTTTCAGGTTCTCCAAAATCAACATGCCGTAGTGAAAAAAGCAAACGAACGCATATACCTGATCGGGCTTGATGATGTGCTGGAAGGAAATCCGAATCTCCTAACGGCGATGAAAGGGATCCCGGAAAACGCTTGTAACATCCTGCTCGTCCATGAACCGGACTATGCGTGCTACACCAGACAATTCCCGATCGATTTGCAACTTTCTGGTCACAGTCATGGCGGTCAAGCCCGAGTTCCTTTCATTTGGCCATTCTTTACTTCAAGAATGGGCAAAAAATACGTTTCCGGTTTGTACAAAACCGGGAAATTACGGGTCTATACCAATAGGGGATTAGGTACAACCACGCTTCCGTTTCGGTTTCTGTGTCGGCCGGAGATTACAGTGATCACGCTTGAAAGGTAA